Proteins from a single region of Salvelinus sp. IW2-2015 linkage group LG4p, ASM291031v2, whole genome shotgun sequence:
- the LOC111960580 gene encoding U1 small nuclear ribonucleoprotein A: MAAPDMRLNHTIYINNLNEKIKKDELKKSLYAIFSQFGQILDILVARSLKMRGQAFVIFKEVNSASNALRSMQGFPFYDKPMRIGYAKGDSDIIAKMKGTYVERDRKKEKRAKVKGPEAAGAKKGVPGTPVVPMGPGVPTPMPGMPPMSGAPRMMQMPGQPPYMPPPGMMPPPGMGPGGMPPGAMPPGGMMPGQMPHAQVAENPPNHILFLTNLPEETNELMLSMLFNQFPGFKEVRLVPGRHDIAFVEFDNDVQAGAAREALQGFKITQTNAMKISFAKK; the protein is encoded by the exons ATGGCTGCTCCGGATATGCGTCTCAACCACACCATATACATCAACAACCTAAACGAGAAGATTAAAAAAGATG AACTGAAGAAGTCGTTGTACGCCATTTTCTCTCAGTTTGGTCAAATCCTAGACATTTTGGTTGCCCGCTCCCTGAAGATGAGGGGTCAGGCCTTTGTCATCTTCAAGGAGGTCAACAGCGCCTCCAATGCCCTGCGTTCCATGCAGGGGTTCCCGTTCTATGACAAACCTATG CGTATTGGGTACGCCAAAGGGGATTCTGACATCATCGCTAAAATGAAGGGCACCTATGTGGAGCGCGACCGTAAGAAGGAGAAGAGGGCCAAGGTCAAGGGCCCAGAGGCTGCAGGGGCCAAGAAGGGTGTGCCAGGAACCCCTGTAGTACCTATGGGCCCTGGAGTTCCAACACCCATGCCT GGAATGCCACCCATGAGCGGGGCTCCACGTATGATGCAAATGCCCGGGCAGCCCCCTTACATGCCCCCGCCAGGCATGATGCCGCCTCCTGGGATGGGCCCTGGGGGGATGCCCCCTGGTGCCATGCCTCCCGGTGGGATGATGCCAGGGCAAATGCCCCACGCCCAG GTTGCAGAAAACCCTCCCAACCACATCCTTTTCCTCACCAACCTCCCAGAGGAGACCAACGAGCTCATGCTGTCTATGCTCTTTAACCA GTTCCCTGGGTTCAAAGAGGTGCGTCTGGTACCTGGTCGCCACGACATCGCCTTTGTAGAGTTTGATAATGACGTGCAGGCTGGAGCGGCCAGGGAGGCACTACAGGGCTTCAAGATCACCCAGACCAACGCCATGAAGATCTCATTCGCCAAGAAATAA